A stretch of the Mycobacteroides immunogenum genome encodes the following:
- a CDS encoding alpha/beta fold hydrolase, protein MTPTLTTHRYGPDQPARLLALHGLTGHGRRWAPLFDEHLTDVSVLAPDLLGHGRSPATAPWSLEAHADAVAAVLDEAQTGPVVVVAHSFGGATALHLAARRPDLVKSLVLLDPAIGLDGDWMRQIADQMVAYPDYTDRAEAKSDKVAGAWSDVPDHVIETELDEHLIELPNGRWGWRMSLPAVVTAWSELARDIALPANIIRVTLLRATRTSPPYVIPELLDALRAALGDRFELVDIDCDHMVSQSRPAETAAAIRSHLE, encoded by the coding sequence GTGACACCGACGCTGACCACCCATCGATACGGCCCCGACCAACCCGCACGTCTGCTGGCGTTGCACGGGCTTACCGGGCACGGCAGACGCTGGGCGCCGCTGTTCGATGAACACCTCACCGACGTCTCGGTCCTGGCCCCGGACCTGCTGGGGCACGGGCGCTCCCCCGCCACCGCACCCTGGTCACTTGAGGCACACGCCGACGCGGTCGCCGCCGTGCTCGACGAAGCCCAGACTGGTCCCGTCGTGGTGGTGGCGCACTCCTTTGGCGGTGCCACCGCGCTGCACCTCGCGGCCCGCCGGCCTGATCTGGTGAAGTCCCTGGTACTGCTGGATCCGGCGATCGGACTGGACGGCGACTGGATGCGACAGATCGCCGACCAGATGGTGGCCTATCCGGATTACACCGATCGGGCCGAGGCGAAATCGGACAAGGTGGCCGGAGCATGGTCGGACGTCCCGGATCATGTCATCGAGACCGAACTCGACGAGCATCTGATCGAACTACCCAACGGCCGGTGGGGCTGGCGAATGAGCCTGCCCGCCGTGGTGACGGCCTGGAGCGAGCTGGCCCGCGATATTGCCCTACCCGCCAACATCATTCGGGTCACCCTGCTGCGTGCCACCCGCACCTCGCCGCCCTACGTAATACCCGAACTATTGGACGCATTGCGGGCCGCACTCGGTGACCGTTTCGAGCTGGTCGACATCGACTGCGATCACATGGTGTCGCAGTCTCGGCCCGCCGAAACCGCCGCCGCGATACGGTCACACCTGGAGTAA
- a CDS encoding MGMT family protein produces the protein MAAVTDEQVELVRSLVASIPAGRVATYGDIADAAGLSSARIVGWIMRTDSADLPWHRVIGASGRPAPHIRTRQLELLRAEGVLAVDGRIALRDVRHGF, from the coding sequence ATGGCAGCGGTCACCGACGAACAAGTGGAGCTGGTGCGCTCATTGGTCGCGTCCATACCCGCCGGGCGGGTGGCTACTTACGGCGATATCGCCGATGCGGCAGGGCTTTCCAGCGCACGCATCGTGGGCTGGATCATGCGCACCGACTCCGCGGACCTGCCCTGGCATCGCGTCATCGGTGCCAGCGGGCGCCCCGCACCGCACATCCGCACCCGTCAGCTCGAACTACTCAGGGCCGAGGGCGTGCTTGCCGTGGACGGACGAATCGCGCTACGCGACGTCCGCCACGGTTTCTAG
- a CDS encoding sirohydrochlorin chelatase, translated as MAELVLVAHGTRSAAGVENIAALAEAVSRRVGSVRTAFVDVLGPTPSEVLSTIDGPAVLLPAFLASGYHVHHDIPEHVALSGHPEVAVTQTLGPDPVLARVMAERLRQAGWRRGDAVVFAAAGSSDPRARHEVHTAASMLARHTGPVKVGYIATGEPRVSDVVAEVRSAGRRVFIASYLLAHGLFQQRLTECGADGVAQPLGVHPQIVDLLVRRFASAAVASGELETVADVA; from the coding sequence ATGGCTGAGCTCGTATTGGTGGCCCATGGCACCCGGTCGGCGGCCGGTGTGGAGAACATCGCCGCGCTTGCCGAGGCGGTATCGCGGCGTGTCGGTTCGGTGCGCACCGCCTTTGTCGATGTTTTGGGTCCCACACCGTCGGAGGTGCTCTCGACGATTGATGGTCCCGCGGTACTGCTTCCGGCCTTTTTGGCATCGGGATACCATGTGCACCACGATATTCCGGAACACGTCGCGTTGAGTGGGCATCCCGAGGTGGCCGTGACGCAAACCTTGGGACCAGATCCGGTCTTGGCCAGGGTCATGGCGGAACGATTGCGTCAGGCCGGATGGCGCCGCGGTGACGCGGTGGTGTTCGCGGCGGCGGGTTCCTCCGATCCCCGTGCCCGCCATGAGGTTCACACCGCGGCAAGCATGCTGGCCCGGCACACCGGCCCCGTGAAAGTGGGGTACATCGCGACAGGGGAGCCGAGGGTGTCCGACGTCGTCGCGGAGGTGCGATCGGCGGGCCGCCGGGTTTTCATCGCGTCATATCTATTGGCGCATGGTCTGTTTCAGCAACGCCTCACCGAATGCGGTGCCGATGGTGTCGCGCAACCACTGGGTGTACACCCGCAGATCGTGGATCTACTGGTGCGGCGTTTCGCCTCGGCGGCCGTGGCGTCGGGAGAGCTAGAAACCGTGGCGGACGTCGCGTAG
- a CDS encoding uroporphyrinogen-III synthase gives MPRSEQERRLDGFTIGVTAARRSEELIALLERRGAAVVHAAAIRIIPLADDAELRDATELVIADPPDLTVATTGIGFRGWIEAADEWGVADGLKSALESGRLVARGPKATGAIRQAGLREEWSPGSESSAEVLDRLLEEGVEGKRIAVQLHGAATEWEPIADLCEALTIAGAQVIRVPVYRWEPPEDQRPMDRMISMAINAELDGISFTSAPAVASMLGRAKATGRLDELLSALRARVAPLCVGPVTAAPLEVLGVPTTQPERARLGALARHIADELTRRAPRFHAGGHIVSVRSCGIAVDGETRQISPAGMALMKRMMVRPGQVVSREDLLAALPGGGDDTHAVETAMTRLRAALGAPKVIQTVVKRGYRLAIDPTTIGECHG, from the coding sequence TTGCCGCGTAGCGAGCAAGAACGGCGGCTCGACGGGTTCACGATCGGTGTTACCGCTGCGCGCCGTTCCGAGGAACTGATCGCACTGTTGGAGCGCCGTGGCGCGGCGGTGGTGCATGCCGCGGCCATTCGGATCATCCCGCTGGCCGACGATGCCGAGCTACGGGACGCCACAGAACTCGTCATCGCCGATCCGCCCGATCTGACGGTGGCCACCACCGGCATCGGTTTCCGAGGCTGGATCGAGGCGGCCGATGAGTGGGGTGTGGCCGATGGGCTCAAGTCGGCGCTGGAATCCGGCCGTTTGGTCGCCCGTGGACCCAAAGCCACCGGGGCGATCCGGCAGGCCGGTCTTCGCGAGGAGTGGTCGCCTGGCTCCGAGTCGTCGGCGGAAGTGCTGGATCGTCTGCTCGAGGAGGGTGTCGAGGGGAAGCGCATCGCCGTGCAACTGCATGGTGCCGCTACCGAGTGGGAGCCCATCGCCGATCTGTGTGAGGCGCTGACCATCGCTGGTGCGCAGGTGATCCGGGTGCCGGTGTATCGCTGGGAGCCGCCGGAGGATCAGCGGCCCATGGACCGCATGATCTCCATGGCGATCAATGCTGAGCTGGACGGAATCAGTTTCACGAGTGCGCCCGCGGTGGCCTCGATGTTGGGTCGCGCCAAGGCAACCGGTCGATTGGACGAGCTGCTGTCGGCGCTGCGGGCCCGGGTGGCGCCGCTGTGCGTCGGACCGGTGACGGCCGCGCCGCTGGAAGTGCTGGGTGTGCCCACGACGCAACCCGAACGAGCCCGACTGGGCGCGTTGGCCAGGCATATCGCCGACGAACTGACAAGGCGGGCACCACGTTTCCACGCGGGAGGGCACATCGTCAGCGTGCGCAGTTGTGGAATTGCGGTCGACGGGGAGACGCGGCAGATCTCGCCGGCGGGTATGGCGTTGATGAAGCGGATGATGGTGCGCCCCGGTCAGGTGGTGTCCCGGGAGGATCTGCTGGCCGCGCTGCCTGGTGGCGGGGATGACACCCACGCCGTCGAGACGGCCATGACGCGGTTGCGCGCCGCACTCGGCGCGCCGAAAGTTATTCAGACAGTGGTCAAGCGGGGTTACCGGTTGGCGATCGATCCGACCACGATTGGGGAATGTCATGGCTGA
- the nirD gene encoding nitrite reductase small subunit NirD produces the protein MWSTVCAVDSLTPGRGAAVLLPDDVQAALFLLPTGELYAVGNIDPYGQAAVMARGLTGDRGGEPTVASPLLKQVFSLIDGRCLDDASRRLPVFEVRVINGNVEIGMLRSRHRNAVAA, from the coding sequence GTGTGGTCGACGGTGTGTGCGGTGGATTCGCTCACCCCTGGCCGGGGTGCTGCGGTATTACTTCCGGATGATGTGCAGGCCGCGCTGTTCTTGCTGCCCACTGGGGAGCTGTACGCGGTCGGTAACATCGATCCATACGGGCAGGCCGCCGTGATGGCGCGCGGCCTGACCGGTGACCGTGGTGGGGAGCCGACGGTGGCGTCGCCACTGCTCAAGCAGGTCTTCTCGCTTATTGACGGGCGTTGTCTCGATGATGCGTCGCGCCGGTTGCCAGTCTTCGAGGTGCGGGTGATCAATGGAAACGTCGAAATCGGAATGCTCAGAAGCCGACACCGGAACGCGGTTGCCGCGTAG
- the nirB gene encoding nitrite reductase large subunit NirB produces MNKKVVVIGHGMVGHRFVQVLRERDATDQWQITVLGEEADAAYDRVALSSYIDSWDRDTLALTGNDYADDPMVTVHLGDRVVGIDRTNQTVTTEAGTVLDYDALVMATGSYPFVPPVPGGDAEGCFVYRTMDDLDAIKATADKSPGSAGVVIGGGLLGLEAANALRLMGLAPHVVELNPRLMHLQVDEGGGALLTRLVTDLGLTVHTSVSTKAIETAADGSLAVQLSDGTTIDASVLVFSAGIRPRDELARDSGLELAERGGIFTDRGCLTSDLHIYAIGEVAAIEGRCYGLVAPGYTTAEIVADRLLGGTAEFPGADLSTKLKLLGVDVASFGDAHATADGALEVVFNDATKGTYAKLVVSDDARTLLGGILVGDASAYGTLRPMLGRELPADPAALIAPSGAEIGVGALPDDAQICSCNAVTKGAICGAICDGATDVPALKAATCAGTSCGSCIPMLKQILAAQGVEQSKALCEHFEQSRAELFQVVQVTGIRTFSELIAKHGKGTGCDICKPTVASILASTSSDHILEGEQAGLQDTNDHFLANMQKNGTYSVVPRLPGGEVTPEKLIVIGEIARDFGLYTKITGGQRIDLFGARVEQLPLIWKRLIDAGMESGHAYGKSLRTVKSCVGSTWCRYGVQDSVGMAVELELRYRGLRSPHKLKMGVSGCARECAEARGKDVGVIATENGWNLYVGGNGGATPMHAKLLAGDLDSETLIKYIDRYLMFYIRTADRLQRTAPWQEAIEGGLDHIRAVVCEDSLGIADELEAAMASHVDGYQDEWAAVLADPDKLRRFVSFVNAPDELDSTIAFDESGPRKVPVLLGTPGFRAAADSAT; encoded by the coding sequence ATGAACAAGAAAGTCGTCGTCATCGGCCATGGAATGGTCGGGCACCGATTCGTGCAGGTACTGCGTGAGCGCGATGCCACCGACCAATGGCAGATCACCGTCTTGGGCGAGGAAGCCGATGCCGCCTACGACCGGGTGGCGCTGTCCTCGTACATCGACAGCTGGGACCGGGACACGCTGGCGCTCACCGGAAACGATTACGCCGACGACCCGATGGTGACTGTGCACCTTGGGGACCGGGTGGTCGGCATCGACCGCACCAATCAGACAGTCACCACCGAGGCCGGCACCGTGCTGGACTATGACGCGCTGGTCATGGCGACGGGGTCATACCCCTTCGTGCCGCCGGTACCAGGCGGCGACGCCGAGGGCTGCTTCGTCTATCGGACCATGGATGATCTGGACGCCATCAAGGCCACCGCGGACAAGTCGCCCGGCTCGGCGGGTGTCGTCATCGGCGGCGGACTGCTCGGCTTGGAGGCCGCAAACGCGCTGCGCCTCATGGGATTGGCACCGCACGTTGTGGAGCTCAATCCCCGGCTGATGCACCTGCAGGTCGACGAGGGCGGTGGCGCGCTGCTCACCCGATTGGTGACCGATCTCGGGTTGACGGTGCACACCAGTGTCTCTACCAAGGCCATTGAGACGGCCGCGGATGGCAGCCTCGCGGTGCAACTGTCGGACGGCACCACGATCGATGCCTCGGTGCTGGTGTTCTCGGCCGGTATCCGGCCCCGCGACGAGCTGGCCCGCGATAGTGGCCTGGAGCTGGCCGAGCGTGGTGGCATCTTCACCGACCGCGGCTGCCTGACAAGCGATCTGCACATCTATGCGATCGGTGAGGTCGCCGCGATCGAGGGGCGCTGCTACGGGCTGGTCGCACCCGGCTACACCACGGCAGAGATCGTCGCGGACCGGCTGCTCGGCGGAACCGCCGAGTTCCCGGGGGCCGACCTGTCCACCAAGCTCAAGCTGCTCGGGGTCGATGTCGCAAGCTTCGGTGATGCTCACGCGACCGCCGACGGCGCGCTGGAGGTCGTCTTCAACGACGCCACCAAGGGCACCTACGCCAAACTCGTGGTCTCCGATGATGCGCGAACCCTGTTGGGTGGCATCCTGGTCGGCGACGCCAGTGCGTATGGCACCTTGCGGCCCATGCTGGGCCGGGAGCTGCCGGCAGACCCGGCCGCCCTGATCGCACCATCGGGTGCGGAGATCGGCGTCGGCGCGCTCCCGGACGACGCGCAGATCTGCTCGTGCAACGCCGTCACCAAGGGCGCGATCTGCGGAGCCATCTGTGACGGCGCTACCGACGTCCCTGCCCTGAAGGCGGCCACCTGTGCCGGAACGTCCTGCGGTAGCTGCATTCCCATGCTCAAGCAGATCCTTGCCGCGCAAGGTGTCGAGCAGTCCAAGGCGCTCTGTGAGCACTTCGAGCAGTCGCGTGCCGAACTGTTCCAGGTGGTACAGGTGACGGGTATCCGGACCTTCTCGGAACTGATCGCCAAGCATGGCAAGGGAACTGGTTGCGATATCTGCAAGCCCACGGTCGCATCCATCCTGGCTTCGACGTCCAGCGATCACATCCTGGAGGGCGAACAGGCCGGGCTGCAGGACACCAACGACCATTTCCTGGCCAACATGCAGAAGAACGGCACCTACTCGGTGGTGCCACGACTGCCCGGTGGTGAGGTAACCCCGGAGAAGCTCATCGTCATCGGTGAGATCGCGCGGGATTTCGGGCTGTACACCAAAATCACCGGCGGTCAGCGCATCGACCTGTTCGGTGCCCGCGTCGAGCAGCTTCCGCTTATCTGGAAGCGACTCATCGACGCGGGCATGGAATCCGGCCATGCCTACGGCAAGTCGCTGCGCACGGTGAAGAGCTGCGTCGGGTCCACCTGGTGCCGATATGGGGTTCAAGATTCGGTCGGCATGGCCGTTGAACTCGAATTGCGTTACCGCGGGCTGCGTTCCCCGCACAAGCTGAAGATGGGCGTATCCGGGTGTGCCCGGGAGTGTGCCGAGGCTCGCGGCAAGGATGTCGGTGTCATCGCCACCGAGAACGGCTGGAATCTGTACGTCGGCGGCAACGGTGGAGCGACACCTATGCATGCCAAACTGCTTGCCGGTGATCTGGATTCGGAGACGCTGATCAAGTACATCGACAGGTACTTGATGTTCTACATCCGCACCGCGGACCGGCTGCAGCGCACGGCACCCTGGCAGGAGGCCATCGAGGGTGGCTTGGATCACATCCGCGCGGTGGTCTGTGAGGACTCGCTCGGTATCGCAGACGAACTGGAAGCGGCGATGGCCAGCCATGTGGATGGCTACCAGGACGAATGGGCGGCTGTCCTCGCTGACCCGGACAAGCTGCGGCGGTTCGTGTCATTCGTGAATGCGCCCGACGAGCTTGATTCGACCATCGCGTTCGACGAGAGCGGGCCGCGGAAGGTGCCGGTGCTGCTGGGGACTCCCGGATTCCGGGCCGCAGCCGATTCCGCAACGTGA
- a CDS encoding nitrate/nitrite transporter, with amino-acid sequence MANNTAAAPIARRGRWIENWDPEDVVAWDNGGAKVARRNLIWSVVAEHVGFSVWSIWSVMVLFMPQNVYHIDAAGKFFLVAMPTLVGAVLRLPYTFATAWFGGRNWTVFSALVLAVPTALTLYFMAHPETSYTTFMIVAAVAGFGGGNFASSMTNINAFYPQRFKGWALGLNAGGGNIGVPVIQVIGLLVIATLGNRSPQWVCAIYLVLIAFAAVGAALFMDNLADQKTDGRSLIDVMKYRDSWIIAFLYIGTFGSFIGFSFAFGQVLQLNFLAGLSHSGLTPAQAAAQASLHAAQIAFIGPLLGSLARPFGGWLSDRTGGGKISLYAFVSMIFGAGILVTAGTISDRGAGAPSGSIMTAYVIGFIILFVVSGIGNGSVYKMIPSVFAAKARSGGHDETWSRTMSGALIGVAGAIGALGGVGINLVLRASYLSAAKSATMAFWVFLIFYVVCAVVTWYAYVRRPVAVSLPVISSSKNEVAV; translated from the coding sequence ATGGCGAACAACACGGCAGCAGCCCCAATTGCACGGCGCGGACGCTGGATTGAGAACTGGGATCCCGAGGACGTCGTCGCCTGGGATAACGGTGGCGCGAAAGTCGCACGCCGCAACCTGATCTGGTCGGTGGTGGCCGAGCACGTCGGGTTCTCGGTGTGGTCCATCTGGTCGGTGATGGTCCTGTTCATGCCGCAGAACGTCTATCACATCGACGCTGCCGGAAAATTCTTCCTGGTGGCCATGCCGACGCTGGTGGGGGCGGTGCTGCGGTTGCCGTACACCTTCGCCACCGCGTGGTTCGGCGGCCGTAACTGGACGGTCTTCAGTGCGCTGGTGCTGGCCGTTCCGACCGCGCTGACGCTGTACTTCATGGCGCATCCGGAGACCTCGTACACCACGTTCATGATCGTGGCCGCGGTCGCCGGGTTCGGCGGCGGAAACTTCGCCTCCTCCATGACCAATATCAATGCCTTCTACCCGCAACGGTTCAAGGGCTGGGCGCTCGGACTGAACGCGGGCGGCGGGAACATCGGGGTGCCGGTGATTCAGGTGATCGGCCTGCTGGTCATCGCCACCCTCGGGAACCGCTCACCGCAGTGGGTCTGCGCCATCTATCTGGTGCTGATCGCGTTCGCGGCGGTGGGTGCGGCCCTGTTCATGGACAACCTGGCCGACCAGAAGACCGACGGCCGCTCGCTGATCGATGTGATGAAGTACCGGGACTCATGGATCATCGCCTTCCTCTACATCGGCACCTTTGGTTCCTTCATCGGCTTCAGCTTCGCGTTCGGCCAGGTGCTGCAGCTGAATTTCCTTGCCGGGCTGTCGCATAGCGGACTGACCCCGGCCCAAGCCGCCGCGCAGGCCTCGCTGCACGCCGCTCAGATCGCCTTCATCGGGCCGCTACTCGGCTCGCTCGCCCGTCCCTTCGGCGGCTGGTTGTCCGACCGCACCGGCGGCGGAAAGATCTCGCTGTACGCCTTCGTCTCCATGATCTTCGGCGCCGGAATTCTGGTGACCGCGGGCACCATCAGCGATCGAGGTGCCGGGGCACCCTCCGGATCGATCATGACCGCCTACGTCATCGGGTTCATCATCTTGTTTGTCGTCTCCGGAATCGGTAATGGCTCGGTGTACAAGATGATTCCCTCGGTTTTCGCGGCCAAGGCGCGCAGCGGCGGGCATGACGAGACCTGGTCGCGCACCATGTCGGGTGCGCTGATCGGAGTGGCGGGGGCGATCGGGGCCCTGGGCGGTGTCGGCATCAACCTGGTGCTCCGCGCCTCGTATCTCAGTGCCGCCAAATCGGCCACCATGGCGTTCTGGGTGTTCCTCATCTTCTATGTCGTGTGCGCCGTGGTCACCTGGTACGCGTACGTGCGACGGCCTGTGGCGGTATCCCTTCCGGTGATCTCCAGTTCCAAAAATGAAGTGGCGGTGTGA
- a CDS encoding TIGR02569 family protein: MTEDRPPEHVLATYGLSGVKPVQLGPTWEGGWRCGEVVLSLVADHARAAWSAKVRDTLFVDGVRLARPVRSTDGRYVVSGWRADTFVAGAPEPRHDEVVSLSVRLHEATSKLERPRFLTQPPVAPWADVDVFIAADRAAWEDRPLQSWPSAARVSPGSPDGQRSIDLINQLASLRRPTKSPPQLVHGDLYGTVLFAGAAAPGITDITPYWRPASWAAGVAVVDALSWGDADDGLIERWATLPEWPQMLLRALIFRLAVHALHPRSSSQSFPGLARTAALVRLTL, translated from the coding sequence GTGACTGAGGACCGCCCGCCCGAGCACGTGCTCGCGACCTACGGGCTCAGCGGCGTCAAGCCAGTCCAGCTCGGCCCGACATGGGAGGGCGGCTGGCGGTGCGGCGAAGTGGTGTTGTCCCTGGTAGCCGACCATGCGCGTGCCGCGTGGTCGGCCAAGGTGCGCGACACGTTGTTTGTCGACGGGGTGCGGCTGGCGCGGCCGGTCCGATCCACCGACGGACGCTATGTCGTATCGGGTTGGCGCGCGGACACATTCGTCGCGGGTGCTCCTGAGCCCCGACATGACGAGGTCGTATCACTCTCGGTGCGCCTGCATGAGGCCACGTCGAAGCTGGAACGTCCCCGTTTTCTCACGCAGCCTCCGGTGGCGCCGTGGGCAGACGTTGATGTCTTCATCGCCGCTGATCGCGCGGCCTGGGAGGACCGGCCGTTGCAGTCGTGGCCTTCGGCGGCGCGGGTATCGCCCGGCTCGCCCGACGGTCAGCGATCCATCGACCTGATCAACCAACTGGCCAGCCTGCGCCGGCCCACCAAGAGCCCGCCCCAGCTGGTGCACGGAGACCTCTACGGGACTGTGCTTTTCGCGGGCGCTGCCGCGCCCGGTATCACCGACATCACGCCGTACTGGCGTCCCGCCTCTTGGGCGGCCGGTGTCGCTGTGGTGGACGCGCTCTCCTGGGGCGACGCGGACGACGGCCTCATCGAGCGGTGGGCGACGCTGCCGGAATGGCCGCAGATGCTGTTGCGTGCGTTGATCTTCCGGCTGGCGGTGCATGCCTTGCATCCGCGTTCCTCGTCGCAGTCCTTCCCGGGACTGGCGCGGACCGCGGCGCTGGTGCGGTTGACGCTCTAG
- the moeZ gene encoding adenylyltransferase/sulfurtransferase MoeZ, producing MPPLVSPAAELTREEVARYSRHLIIPDLGVDGQKRLKNAKVLVIGAGGLGSPTLLYLAAAGVGTIGIVEFDVVDESNLQRQIIHGQSDIGRSKAQSARDSVLEINPLVEVRLHELRLDPENAVELFGQYDLILDGTDNFATRYLVNDAAVLAHKPYVWGSIYRFEGQVSVFWEDAPDGLGLNYRDLYPEPPPPGMVPSCAEGGVLGILCASIASVMGTEAIKLITGIGDSLLGRLMVYDALDMTYRTIKIRKDPATPKITELIDYDAFCGVISDEASAAVADSTITPRELRELLDADKKVALIDVREPVEWDIVHIDGAELVPKSTLESGDGLAKLPQDRQAVLYCKTGIRSAEALVAVKKAGFADAVHLQGGIAAWAKQVDPDMVMY from the coding sequence TTGCCGCCGTTGGTAAGTCCCGCCGCGGAACTGACCCGCGAAGAAGTCGCCCGGTACAGCCGGCATCTGATCATTCCCGACCTGGGTGTGGACGGGCAGAAACGCCTCAAGAACGCCAAGGTCCTGGTCATCGGGGCCGGAGGCCTCGGGTCCCCGACTCTGCTGTACCTGGCCGCCGCTGGTGTCGGCACCATCGGGATCGTCGAGTTCGACGTGGTCGATGAGTCCAACCTGCAGCGCCAGATCATCCACGGCCAGTCCGATATCGGCAGGTCCAAGGCGCAGAGCGCGCGTGATTCGGTGTTGGAGATCAATCCTCTCGTCGAGGTGCGGCTGCACGAACTGCGTCTGGACCCGGAAAACGCCGTCGAGCTGTTTGGGCAGTACGACCTGATCCTGGACGGCACCGATAACTTCGCGACGCGTTACCTCGTCAACGACGCCGCCGTGCTGGCGCACAAGCCGTACGTGTGGGGTTCCATCTATCGCTTCGAGGGACAGGTGTCGGTCTTCTGGGAGGACGCGCCCGACGGGCTCGGCCTGAATTACCGCGACCTGTACCCCGAGCCGCCGCCACCGGGCATGGTGCCCTCGTGCGCCGAGGGCGGCGTGCTGGGCATCCTGTGCGCCTCCATCGCGTCGGTGATGGGAACCGAGGCCATCAAGCTCATCACCGGAATCGGTGACTCGCTGCTCGGGCGGCTCATGGTGTACGACGCGCTCGACATGACCTACCGGACCATCAAGATCCGTAAGGACCCGGCCACACCCAAGATCACCGAGCTCATCGACTACGACGCGTTCTGCGGCGTGATCAGCGACGAGGCCTCCGCGGCCGTCGCGGATTCCACCATCACCCCGCGTGAGCTGCGCGAATTGCTCGATGCCGACAAGAAGGTCGCGCTGATCGACGTGCGCGAACCGGTCGAGTGGGACATCGTGCACATCGACGGTGCAGAGCTGGTGCCCAAATCGACCCTTGAGTCCGGAGACGGCCTGGCCAAGCTGCCGCAGGACCGTCAGGCGGTGCTCTACTGCAAGACGGGTATTCGGTCGGCAGAGGCGCTCGTGGCCGTCAAAAAGGCGGGCTTCGCGGATGCGGTGCACCTGCAGGGCGGCATCGCCGCCTGGGCCAAGCAGGTGGACCCCGACATGGTCATGTACTGA
- a CDS encoding DUF3152 domain-containing protein, with protein sequence MDDSLRASGSSMSRLPVQESSERYEPLRAQRDPLAEGSGRIRSDRRDRDRWRKQTWLGRFISTYGWRAYAIPLLVALTVFVGYQTVTQREHVHAGADGPNEPVADPPSIGALGDAIIGAPPKGLTQFDASLPDGVLPEGEPFTAQGARTWHIVPGTTPQIGQGAAKVFSYTIEVEDGIDTMGFDGDEAFARMATQTLASQKSWTHNPQFAFIRVDSGSPDFRISLTSPDTVRDGCGYEIQLESSCYNPRYGENGERRVFINEARWVRGAVPFQGDITSYRQYVINHEVGHAIGYRSHEPCEQDGQLAPVMMQQTFSTSNDVAAKFDPDSIKPDGKTCRTNPWPYPIP encoded by the coding sequence TTGGACGATTCTCTGCGCGCAAGCGGCTCATCCATGAGTCGGCTCCCGGTGCAGGAGTCCTCTGAACGCTACGAGCCGCTGCGCGCCCAGCGCGATCCGCTGGCCGAGGGCAGCGGCCGCATCCGCTCCGATCGGCGTGATCGTGACCGCTGGCGCAAGCAGACCTGGCTCGGGCGTTTCATCTCTACTTACGGGTGGCGCGCGTACGCCATCCCGTTGCTGGTCGCGTTGACGGTCTTCGTCGGGTACCAGACCGTCACGCAGCGCGAACATGTGCATGCGGGCGCCGATGGCCCCAATGAGCCGGTCGCGGATCCGCCCTCCATCGGGGCGCTCGGGGACGCCATCATCGGCGCGCCGCCCAAGGGGCTCACCCAGTTCGACGCGAGCCTGCCCGACGGTGTGCTGCCCGAAGGCGAGCCCTTCACCGCGCAGGGGGCCCGGACGTGGCACATCGTGCCGGGCACCACCCCTCAGATCGGGCAAGGTGCCGCGAAGGTCTTCTCGTACACCATCGAGGTCGAGGACGGCATCGACACCATGGGTTTCGATGGCGATGAGGCGTTCGCGCGGATGGCGACGCAGACCTTGGCCAGCCAGAAGAGCTGGACGCACAATCCGCAGTTCGCGTTCATCCGGGTCGATTCGGGCTCACCCGATTTCCGGATCTCGCTGACCTCGCCGGATACCGTGCGGGATGGTTGTGGGTACGAGATCCAGCTCGAATCCTCCTGCTATAACCCGCGATACGGTGAGAACGGCGAGCGGCGCGTGTTCATCAATGAGGCACGCTGGGTGCGCGGCGCGGTCCCGTTCCAGGGAGATATCACCTCCTATCGCCAGTACGTCATCAACCACGAGGTGGGGCACGCCATCGGCTACCGCAGCCATGAGCCCTGCGAGCAGGACGGACAGCTGGCGCCGGTGATGATGCAGCAGACGTTCAGCACCAGCAACGATGTCGCCGCGAAGTTCGATCCCGACTCGATCAAGCCCGACGGCAAGACGTGCCGCACCAACCCCTGGCCGTATCCGATTCCGTGA